The DNA sequence TAGCAAAATACGGTTTAGAATAATTGATTTTGTAGTGCAAAATCCTCTCTGTTGTTCGAAGTCTTCCGACTTCGAACAACGATCGTAGTATTGGAAGAACACTTCGAAGAACTGAGGATTAAATATGCAAGTTTTTTCCCGAAGCATAAATTTTTAAAGCGCATGCACTATCAAATACAGGACTTAAAATTTTATACATTTTTCTTTTTATTGATATCCCGAATTGTGAAAATCATTGCTAGTATTAATAACAAATTTGAAATAATACTTGTGTATCGATTTTCTTTTAAGTTGTCAAAGTTTAATTCACTTATGTTGAAAATGAGCAAAATTAAACTTGCAAATATTAAAAAGTAGGCTATGATTTTTCTATTCATATCTTTTCTGTTTTTTATTTCAATTTTTAGAAAACTTTTTTTTTCGTTGCAACGTAGCTGTTTACCAATTCCTTGTCCTACAGTCAGTTTTCGTTGGTTTACTAGCGGGTCATTTTTATACAATTCATTCAATAACCCGCTTTTTTGTCAAACGTCCGTGAGCAGCAGTTGTTTTGTCACTCTTTTGGTTTTATAGCTCTTGTCGCAATGAATGCAGGTAAAAATTCGTCGATTTTATTTTCTCCGCCCCAAGAGTCTTCAAACATTGCAGTTATTGTAAAACCAGCTTCTAGTTGTCCACCAATTTGGTCTGTCAAACTGTGTCCAAATAGCAATGCTTCCTTGTTCTTTTTCAACTCTTCTAATTCTTCTGTCGGCAATGAATGCAGGTCTGAAAAGGGTTGCTTGTAAATTAACTTCAAGTTTTTTTCGTCAAGCTGAAGTGAAATTGGATTCATCAAACCCGTCATTAAAATTCCGTTGGGTTTTAAAACTCGAAAACATTCTTTCCAAACGGGCAAAACATCTTCAACGAAGAGTATGGAGCAAGGATTAAAAATTAAATCAAATGAGTTGTCTGCAAACACAGAAAGGTCTTTCATATCTCCTTGAACAGTTTTTATGTCAAGGTCGAATTTGTCGCTTAGCGTTTTGTCTTGTAATAATTGCTTTTCGGAATTGTCAAAAATGGTTACGTCTGCACCCAAGGTCGCAAGGATTGGACCTTGCTGTCCACCACCGGAGGCAAGTCCTAATATTTTTAAACCTTTTAAAGTAGGAAACCAATTTTTAGGTACCGCTTTTTTAGGTGTCAAAACGATACTCCAATTTCCGTTTTTCACATTTTCCAATTCTTGGTCTGAAACAGGAATTGTCCAACGGTCTTTTTTGTCGACGTAATTGTCCCAAGCTAATTTATTATGTTTTACTATGTCCATATTATTTGTCGTTTTACAATTGATGCTAACTAGTATATATGTCTTATAAAACTAGACTGCTGCTGCATGATTTTAATAAAAACAGCATAAAAGACTACAAGATATCATTTTTTATTTAGCCTCTTCTGCTTCAATTTCTTTTATAATTTCTTTTGCTTCCTTAATTGCGTTTTGATAAGGTTCTTGACTATATTGGGTGAATTTACTAAGTCCCGATAAAACAATTTTTGTCTTCTTTTTCAATACAGTTGTATTAATATCTTCATCTTCTTTTCCGGATATTAATAAATCTACATATCTTGAAATAAGTCTTTCGTATGAAACTTCGACAATTGCTATTTGTGGAATAGTTTGCTGGTAATAACTCAAAATCTTATTTCTTACCTTTTGATTTTCTATAGTATTTATTTTTCCACTAGATTTAAAGCCTTCATAGCTACCATTATTTATTAAGGTATTAATGAAATTTGTACCTGAATTAATCTGTTTATGATTCGCTTCAATACTGTCTATTTTTTTTGGTGTAAGATGTAAAACAAAATCTATTTGTTTTTGCGTTTTACTTAATAACTTTTTTGTGTTTTCCAGGTTCGAAATGTCATTTTGTAAATCTCCTTTCAATCCCACTAAAAATTTTTGTGCATCTTTCTGTTGATGCTTTTCTTCGCTCCAAGAGTGAAGCCATATTGAAAGTGAAACCGCAAATACAATAATTAAAATTTCAGTAAATATTTCTTTTACTTTTTCTTTGAAGGAATGTTTTTTATTGTTCATCTCTGAGTATATTTTTTTTGTGTGTTTTATTATTTCGTCTTGCATCTTTGTAGTTTTGTAATTTTAAATGTTTATTCGTTATTTCTGTTGCTATAAAGTGACACACAACATTTTGCCACTTTGAAACGACTGAGAATTCGCATACGCTCCGTTTTCGGCTGAACGAAAACTGGATAAGAAACAGTGATTTTACTAAATTGTAACTCGCTCAAAATGACTGTTAGCGGCTATTATTTTAATACATCCTTAAGTTCCACAACATCAAAGTTATCGTTGTTTTCTAAAAAATGTTTTATTATTGGTATGTGTCCTTGTCCAAAAATTAAAATAACATATTTGTCCGAGGTTTCAACTTGATTTATAATATTTGAATAAATAGCAAGATTTCTTAAATACCATTCTGATACATATTGTGCTCCTGCATAATTTTTGCCTCCTCCAATCTTTACTAAAAACTTTAGATAAATGGATAAATTTCTTTTTAACTCTTCGGGTTTATTTACGTATTTTATAACTTCGGTTATGGTGCTTTTTTTTACTTTATTATTATAATCATTTAGCATTGCATTTGCCTGGGTCCCTAAATCTTTTAGTATATAAAGTTGATTATTTTCTTTTGCGGTTACAGCCATTAAGCTATCGTGTAACCCATAAAATTTGTCTATACAGTTTACTTGATTTAGTTTTAATTTTTTTGCTAACCTAAAGCCAATTTGTTCTCTTTCTGAAACGGTAAGTTTATAATGATCGGTTAAATATAAATGATACAAACTGTCGCTGGAACGTTGATTTTCAAATGGTCTTTCAATCATCACTTTAGTCGCTTTTGTCTGAGATAGAACATTTGTTAAGTCTTCTAATTCATTTTGTCGCTTAGCATTAAAAAAATCGTCCACTTTTAGTTCAAAACTATCTTTATGTGGGGTTTCAAAATGGATAGTTCCAATTAATAAAATTTTTGTTTTCTGAGTTTGTCCGAATGTGATAAGTCCAAAATTTAAAGCAAAAATTAACGGTAATAGTTTCATAGATTTTATTCTGTTTTGGTTGTTTTTTTTGGTTGTTGAGGTATTAATAGCCGCTAACGTTCTGACGCTAGACGAGGTTTGGAATCAAAGATGCGAGTTTTTTCCATTATGCACAAATTTTGTAAGTACAAAACACAGCTGAGTTGTAACGGCTGTTATGGACTGTTTTTTGCTAGATATTTTTCTTCTAAATTTATTCTGTTGGAAAAACATTCAACATTTGGATTTTCGAGAACATATTTCTTCTATGGTATTGTGTAAAGTGAACCAATAAGATTTCTTCCGGCTAGATCTTGGGTACTGTCATTAAGTTTTAAAATTTTTTCACGCAGATTCTGCGGATTCTGCGGATTTTTTTTATTCCATCCCGCTAAAATCTGCATGAGATTTTTTTGATAATCCTTAATTTAATGACGTTGAGCTTGTGCGCCCCGCTCATGACTTTTTTTAATGTTAGCCTTTATTTAAACTGTATTCACGAGCGGAACACGAATATTATTATTATTATTATTATTATTATTGTTATTTAGTAATTTTTTCGATGTAATTTTTTAAGCCCGTTGTTTCAACCTGAATATCCGGAGCAATTCCTTTTCCAATTTCACGATATTCTGTTTTGTTTCGATCCATTAGAATACCCGTTGTTATTTTTAAAATTGCATTATCAGAAAGTCTGAATTCTGAGTTATCGGAAGTTAATCCTTGTGTATTGCAGCCAATTATTTTTACGTTTTTTTGTCCTTTGAAACTGGCAACAATAAATTCTCCCGAGCTCGCTGTTTTTTTACTCGTTAAAATGTATATAGGTTTGTTCTTTTTTTTGATTTTTATATCCGGTGTTTGAAAGGTCGCAATTACAGTTTTATTAAAATTGATGTTCGAATTGGTGTTACTATAGTAGCCAATTTCTCCCGAATTATCTATTGAACCCACCACATTTACAGCATCTAAAAAAGGATAAATGGATTTAAACATGGGCGAAAACATTCCTCCATCATTTTCTCTCACATCAATTATCCAGGCTTTTGGATTTATCTTTTCCAGTTTTTTAATTTTTTTGTAAAAAGAACTCACGTATTCCTCCCAATCTTCCTGGTTTAGATTTCCAATGGCAGGAATGGTGATGTAGGCATATTTGTCGTTTATTATACTGTCTTTTGCATAAGGAAAAGGCAAACCGCTGTCCTTGTATCTTTTTAAATAAAATTCCACCACTTGTGGCTCATAAAAGCCCGAATGTTGGTCACCCAATTCATTCAAAATATTCTTGATAATTGGATAAGTGTCTTGTATTGAATTCGATTTGTTATTTTCAAGTTTGGCTTCAGTTCTTATTTTTGCCCAATCTATTTTCTTTTTGTTGACCGAGTTTTGTTCCATTATAGCAATTGCTTTTTCTAAATAAGAATCCGGTTTTGATTGGGAGAAAGTTTTAGTGGTGAATGTTAACAAAGCTAATAGTCCTAGTAGTGTTACTCTTTTCATTTTGGTTTTTTGGTTATTCTTTTAGTGTTAGTTTTTATCTAGATTGCGTTCACGAGCGGGACGTTCGCGTAAGCGGTGGTTTGAATCAAAGATGCGAGTTTTTTCAATTATGCACAAATTATTCAAGTGTAAAACCATCTTTAAATTCGGACTAAAACTCTGCTTTGTGAAGTCAGGTTGTGTGCACGATTGGAATGCTCGTACTAGCGGAGTGGGTATATCTGTGTGATTAGACTTTTTTTGTTTTGAAAAGTATTAATCTATATTTGTTCGAGTTTGTCGTGAGTATGTCGATTGTGATTACTTTTTCCGTTGCGAAAAGTCAAATGATTCAAATACTGTGTTTACGAACGTTGCCTTTGCAATAGCGGGTGGTATTTTATAGAATTTAAATTTTAAAAATAAAAAATGAGTGCAAAAGTAGAATATAAGGACTCTTTTGGTTCAATAATAACAGAACAACAAAAAGACAATTTATCAGAACATTTTAAATTAGTTTATGATTCAAATACGAATAAGTTAAAAACAACATTCCACTATTTTGGTAAGGGAGTCATTAATGAAGGAGTATATTATATGGATCCCTCTGAAAATATTCTTAATGTAATTTCGCAAATCGACCCATCACATCGTTGGGGAATTATGAATGACTTACAAGTAATAAACGGATATAATGTTTGGAAGAGAAATTATTTCGACGATGGAGAATTAAGTAATTTATATAGTAAAGAAGTTTTTAATAAGAATGGAGATTATGTTTCGGGCATAGGGTATGATAACAATGATCAACCGACTAGAGGGTGCTCTAAAAAATTTGATTTGAGTAATAAAAAGATGATTGATGAAGATGGAGATTTTGTTGGGGTATTTGAAGATGGGGATTTTATTCTTTTTGGTCATGGTAGTGATGGTTCTTTTAGTGCACATTCATCGAACTCAGATGTGTTTTTTAAACCTTATAAAACCCTTCAAAGCTTTTTAGAAAGCCAGCAAAATGGATCAGTTATGAATCTTATGACACAAGAAATGAAAGACTTTTATTTAAATTTTCATCCATTAGTACCACCATTTTTGACATAAAAACATTGTTAAAATTTTTAAATAGACCTCTGCTGTGTGAATTCTCCCGGCTTCGTGCCTGTTCCAATGAGCGAAGAAAGTTGTAGAGCAGTGTTTGCGAGTTGGGAGACTTCGCGCAGCGATCACAGTATTGGAAGAACATTTTGAAAAGCTGGGGTAGGTATTAGTTTTTATTTTAATTGTTCTGTAATTATTTTTAAAATGTCAATTGCAATTTTCTCATTTTCAATTTCATGTTTTGCTTTTTCTTGTTCCCAATTTTTCTTGATCCATATTATTTCATAATCACTATTTAGTTTTTCAACTTCAATAACTGTTCCGCCTCTTGTTCTTGTTGCGCATAAAATAATATCGCATTTTAATTTTGCAAATATTGGTAGTGAAAAAAATATTCTTGAATTTGGGTCGCCTTGACTTTCAATTCCAATTATTTTGTCATTTATTATTACGATAACTGAAATATCTCCGTTTTCGTGGGTTATTTGTTCAAAGTCTTCATGAAAGATAAAGCCTTGAAATTTTTCATGAAGTTTTTTATAAACCAATTTGATTGTTTGAGATTTTCCAACATTTGAAGTTCCGTAAAGTCCAATAAGTTTTTTCATATTTTTTATCTTAATTTTAAAAAGTACCTTTTAGGAATAGTTACACTAATAAAGTTATTTAACGCTGCTGTGTGAAGTCGCGCGACTTCGTATCCGTTTCAATGAACGAAAAAAGGTGTAGTGTAATATAGCAGTGTGTGCGAAGTCAGGAGACTTCGCACAGCAGACTGGTTTTATTCAGTTGGTATTCCCGCATTTTTAGCGTCTTCTTTTTCTATAGCTTTCCATTTATTATAATTCACTTCATCTTTTGCTTGTAAATATGCTGCAGCAACCAAACTTGCTTGTACATAAGTTTGCATTTTATCACCTCCATTTTTTGCTATTTCATATTGTTGTTCGGCATCCAAAGCAACTTGATTCTCTATTTTTTGCATATCGTTAGCAACTTGTTTATCCATTCCGCCTCCAAAAAAATACCATATAACTCCGATAAAAATTATTGCTGAAATGATTGTTTTCGCTTTACTTGTTTTTTTAGGTGTTTCCATTTTTGTTTCCATAATTTTAATTTTTACAATCTTTAGTTAATTCTCGTTTATTTATGTGGTTTCTGAACTCCACTTTTATTTTTCTATTGTTATTGTTTAGAAAGAGTGTCCGGTTTTCGATATTAGACCAAATTAGTTTCTGTTTTATATTCTTAAAAATAAATTTTCCCCACTATGCATGCCCGAGCAATAGCGTACTGACAAAGTAAGTTTTACAAGTAGAAAACAAAGCTGAGGACGTTTATGAGGAAAGAAAATAAGTTCATATTCAAACTAAATTTTGCGAGGCCTATCTGTTCGCTGAAATCCCAATTGAATCAAATTATTTCGGTAGATGTGCAATCAATTCAACCTCTAATTTTGCATTTGGTAGGTATAATTGTACTATTTGAATCCATGTAGCAGCAGGAAAATCACCATTATAGAATTTTTTTCTAACGTTATTGTATTTTTTCATTGTCTCTATATCTGTTGTATATAGATTTTCTTTTACAACATTTTCAAATGTGGCACCATAACTCGATAGTGACGCTTTTAAATCGTTATAGACAGCTGTGATTCCTTCAGGAGTTAATTCGGTTGTTACAGCACCGGAAATGTAAAGAACATTGTCAACTTTTAAAACTTGAGTATAACCAATATCGGTATCTTGTTTTGCCTCATTGTTCCAATGCCATTTTTCCTTTTTTATTTTAGCTTCTTGTGCAAAGTTTTTGGTGAAAATTAATAGAAAAGGAAGTAAAAGGAAATATTTCATAATTGATTATTTTTTAATTTAAGTTTGTTTTATGGGTTTATTTGGTTAATTCTCAAATGATGCAATGCGTATTTTATTTTGCTAAAAGATAATACCTTCTGCTGTGCGAAGTCTGCTGACTTAGTACCTGTTCCAATGAGTGAAAAAAGTTGTAGCGGAATATAGCAGTGTGTGCGAAGTCGGGAGATTTCGCACAGCGATCGCAGTATTGGAAGAACATTTTCAAGAGGCGGGAGCTGGGTATTTTCGGCTGAATGAATATACAAATAAAAACGATATTTCCACTAAAGTTACGATCTCGCCAAGTGGCTGCTATGTGCAATAATTCTATTTTTGTTATAGTCTTTTGGAAAATTCTCTTTCCCTTTTATCCACAAATACTTGTCAATTTGTTTTAAATCATAATTATTTAAACCATAATATTCAATAAATTTTTGAATAATCGATTTATAAGTTTCGTAGTCTTTCAAATCTATTTTGCTGAATTTATGAAACTTATCTTTTTCTTTAAAATAACAAAGCATTTTCTCAGCGAAAGAATCATAAATTGGGTAAATACTAGGCTTGTGATGACTACAATATTTTGATGCAAATGAGTAAAATTTTCTTTTCTTATCTCCTGGCATTTGAACTTCGGCAATCTTATTTACAATTTTTAAATCATTAGCATTAAGCTTTTCATCTATGTTTAATGAAACGATGTGTTTGGCTACTGAAAAAGGGGAGTAAATATTTGTGCTATAAAAATCATTAAGTGAACAAACTTTTATTAGAACATCATCTATATTTTCGTTCAGTGGATATGTTTGCGTAAACAATTTCTTTAAACTACTTTCTTGTAAAACATAATTTTCTAAACTGTCCCATTTTTTTAAACTACTATCTATTTCAAGAGAACAAGGCTTTACTAGCGTCATATTTTAGGTGTTGGTGATTACTATTGTATATAACGTTCTGGCGCTACATGAGCTTTGAAATTAAAGACTTGAGGTTTTTTTATTATTCACAAATTTTTCAAATACAAACGATCTTCAAATTTAGTCTAATACTCAAATCTCATGTAAAGGCTGTTAGGAAACGTTTATTTTAAATCTACTAAAGTAAAATGTCGACCCTTTTTCCAAACATTCCAAATACTTTCGAAAGGTTTTGGTAAATAAGTCAAAATAGCTGTAATTGTTTCTTCAATAGATACTTTTCCTAATCCTTCTAAACTTACTTTAGAAACACTTGAATTTTGTTTAGATGCTTGAATTAAGGCTTCAATAATATCATTAGCGCTTTCAATTATTTTGTCTTTTATCATTTCATCAATTTTAAATACTATGCAGTTCTTAAAATCTAAATTTTTGTTCAACAATATTAGTTCAGTATTTCCCGAATATTTCCAGTTAGTTTCATCTTCTAATTCATTTATAAATTTGGCAAAAAGAGTTTGACTAAAATTCCAAGGTATAAAAGTACCTTCATAAATTTTTCCATCTGGTAACTCTTCAATATCTGGTGCATAAGAAGGAGGTAAATATGCTCCGTAGCCAGCACAATAAAAATGCAAATTTTCACCTGACCTTAAATTTAAGTAACCAATTCTATTCATAATATCAGAATAACCTTTGTTACTAAATTTTGGAGCGATAACAATGCAAGCCATTGAATCCGAGAATTCTATTCTGTGTTTTTTTAAGTCTTCTAATATTGGAGTTTCTATCATTTCTCGTCGTTTTTTTTAAATGCCGCCCAACTTCTATATAAGTCTGGTGATATCAGACTTATCACTCCTTAATTGGAGTGCTATGTCTGAAAAAATTAAGTTTTTATTTTTCGAGCTATTACATAAAATCATTTATAACAATTGATTTTACATAAATTTTAATATA is a window from the Flavobacterium cupriresistens genome containing:
- a CDS encoding class I SAM-dependent methyltransferase, whose amino-acid sequence is MDIVKHNKLAWDNYVDKKDRWTIPVSDQELENVKNGNWSIVLTPKKAVPKNWFPTLKGLKILGLASGGGQQGPILATLGADVTIFDNSEKQLLQDKTLSDKFDLDIKTVQGDMKDLSVFADNSFDLIFNPCSILFVEDVLPVWKECFRVLKPNGILMTGLMNPISLQLDEKNLKLIYKQPFSDLHSLPTEELEELKKNKEALLFGHSLTDQIGGQLEAGFTITAMFEDSWGGENKIDEFLPAFIATRAIKPKE
- a CDS encoding DUF6090 family protein, whose amino-acid sequence is MQDEIIKHTKKIYSEMNNKKHSFKEKVKEIFTEILIIVFAVSLSIWLHSWSEEKHQQKDAQKFLVGLKGDLQNDISNLENTKKLLSKTQKQIDFVLHLTPKKIDSIEANHKQINSGTNFINTLINNGSYEGFKSSGKINTIENQKVRNKILSYYQQTIPQIAIVEVSYERLISRYVDLLISGKEDEDINTTVLKKKTKIVLSGLSKFTQYSQEPYQNAIKEAKEIIKEIEAEEAK
- a CDS encoding DUF5694 domain-containing protein, whose protein sequence is MKLLPLIFALNFGLITFGQTQKTKILLIGTIHFETPHKDSFELKVDDFFNAKRQNELEDLTNVLSQTKATKVMIERPFENQRSSDSLYHLYLTDHYKLTVSEREQIGFRLAKKLKLNQVNCIDKFYGLHDSLMAVTAKENNQLYILKDLGTQANAMLNDYNNKVKKSTITEVIKYVNKPEELKRNLSIYLKFLVKIGGGKNYAGAQYVSEWYLRNLAIYSNIINQVETSDKYVILIFGQGHIPIIKHFLENNDNFDVVELKDVLK
- a CDS encoding S41 family peptidase produces the protein MKRVTLLGLLALLTFTTKTFSQSKPDSYLEKAIAIMEQNSVNKKKIDWAKIRTEAKLENNKSNSIQDTYPIIKNILNELGDQHSGFYEPQVVEFYLKRYKDSGLPFPYAKDSIINDKYAYITIPAIGNLNQEDWEEYVSSFYKKIKKLEKINPKAWIIDVRENDGGMFSPMFKSIYPFLDAVNVVGSIDNSGEIGYYSNTNSNINFNKTVIATFQTPDIKIKKKNKPIYILTSKKTASSGEFIVASFKGQKNVKIIGCNTQGLTSDNSEFRLSDNAILKITTGILMDRNKTEYREIGKGIAPDIQVETTGLKNYIEKITK
- a CDS encoding RidA family protein, encoding MKYFLLLPFLLIFTKNFAQEAKIKKEKWHWNNEAKQDTDIGYTQVLKVDNVLYISGAVTTELTPEGITAVYNDLKASLSSYGATFENVVKENLYTTDIETMKKYNNVRKKFYNGDFPAATWIQIVQLYLPNAKLEVELIAHLPK